Proteins from a genomic interval of Romeriopsis navalis LEGE 11480:
- a CDS encoding ABC-F family ATP-binding cassette domain-containing protein yields the protein MGVLSVRSLRKDFGIKEILRDSSFSVDSSDRVGLIGTNGSGKSTLLKMLAGLEPADGGNIETGNGIRTVYLPQQPEMDGEHTVLEQVFADSGEQMALVKEYEAVSEQLASAPTDQLLDRLASLNERMETTGAWELETQAKIVLSKLGIQDFSVKVGTLSGGYRKRIAIAAALLAQPDILLMDEPTNHLDANSVEWLQNYLARYQGALLLITHDRYFLDRVTNRILEIDRGDLYSYDGNYSYYLGKKADAEASVASTQQKLKGVLRRELAWLQRGAKARSTKQKARIDRIGEMREREFKETQGKVEISTVGRRIGKKVVELEHITKAYGERILIQDFSYLFNPDDRIGIIGGNGAGKSTLMNIITGRTEADSGTVDIGSTIHFGYFDQHSEDLEDAKYANQRVIEYLKEVAELVKTADGSVITASQMLERFLFTPNQQYAPIGKLSGGEKRRLFLLKVLMGAPNVLILDEPTNDLDVQTLSVLEEYLEEFNGCVIVVSHDRYFLDRTVQTIFELQPGGNIQQYPGNYSVYLDYKKAAATAAAESATPTEKKVIATPAKTPSASSHQPRRLSYKEKREYEQLEATIPELEAEKTKLEKQLYENPPEGYSELQAMTERLATLETEIEQSTERWMELAELI from the coding sequence ATGGGTGTTTTATCCGTACGATCCTTACGCAAGGATTTTGGCATTAAGGAAATCCTGCGGGATAGCAGCTTTAGTGTCGATTCGAGCGATCGGGTCGGGCTAATTGGCACCAATGGGTCAGGGAAATCGACCCTGCTCAAAATGTTGGCTGGCCTTGAACCAGCCGATGGGGGCAACATTGAAACCGGTAATGGGATCCGAACTGTCTATCTGCCGCAACAACCAGAAATGGATGGCGAGCACACCGTCCTGGAACAAGTCTTTGCCGATAGCGGCGAACAGATGGCCCTCGTGAAGGAATACGAAGCGGTTTCCGAACAACTCGCTAGCGCCCCGACGGATCAACTGCTCGATCGACTAGCTAGCTTGAATGAGCGCATGGAAACGACGGGTGCTTGGGAATTGGAAACCCAGGCAAAAATTGTACTGAGTAAATTGGGCATCCAGGATTTTAGCGTCAAGGTCGGCACCTTATCCGGCGGTTATCGCAAACGCATCGCGATTGCAGCGGCCTTACTGGCGCAGCCGGACATCTTGCTAATGGATGAACCAACAAACCATTTAGATGCCAATTCCGTCGAGTGGTTACAGAATTATTTGGCCCGTTACCAGGGCGCACTGTTGTTAATTACCCACGATCGCTATTTTCTTGATCGCGTGACCAATCGGATTTTGGAAATCGATCGAGGCGATCTCTACAGCTACGACGGCAACTATTCCTACTACTTGGGCAAGAAAGCCGATGCTGAAGCATCAGTCGCCAGTACTCAGCAAAAACTTAAAGGCGTCTTACGCCGAGAATTGGCTTGGCTGCAGCGCGGGGCCAAGGCTCGGAGTACAAAGCAGAAAGCGCGTATTGATCGGATTGGAGAAATGCGCGAGCGGGAATTTAAAGAAACCCAAGGCAAAGTTGAAATCTCCACCGTCGGACGCCGCATCGGCAAAAAAGTCGTGGAGCTGGAACACATCACCAAAGCCTACGGGGAACGCATATTAATTCAGGATTTCTCGTATCTGTTTAATCCGGACGATCGCATCGGCATTATCGGCGGCAATGGTGCGGGCAAATCAACCCTGATGAATATCATCACCGGCCGCACGGAAGCTGATTCTGGCACCGTCGATATTGGGAGCACGATTCATTTCGGTTATTTTGATCAGCATTCCGAGGATTTAGAAGACGCAAAGTATGCGAACCAACGGGTGATTGAATATCTGAAGGAGGTGGCCGAATTAGTCAAAACCGCCGATGGCTCGGTGATTACCGCGTCACAGATGTTAGAGCGATTTTTGTTTACACCCAATCAGCAGTACGCCCCGATCGGCAAACTTTCCGGGGGTGAAAAACGGCGATTATTCTTGCTCAAAGTTCTCATGGGTGCCCCCAATGTTCTGATCCTGGACGAGCCGACAAACGATTTAGATGTCCAAACTCTATCGGTGTTGGAAGAGTACCTGGAAGAGTTTAATGGTTGCGTGATTGTGGTATCCCACGATCGCTATTTTCTCGATCGCACGGTTCAAACAATTTTCGAATTGCAACCGGGCGGCAATATTCAGCAATATCCCGGCAACTACTCCGTCTATCTGGATTACAAAAAGGCAGCGGCGACCGCTGCTGCGGAGTCCGCAACACCCACAGAAAAGAAGGTAATTGCCACACCGGCAAAAACACCATCAGCGAGCAGTCATCAACCGCGTCGATTGTCTTACAAGGAAAAGCGCGAATATGAGCAACTCGAAGCCACGATCCCCGAACTCGAAGCCGAAAAAACCAAACTGGAGAAACAGCTCTACGAAAATCCCCCCGAAGGCTACAGCGAATTACAAGCAATGACCGAACGATTGGCAACATTAGAAACCGAAATTGAACAGTCCACTGAACGCTGGATGGAACTCGCCGAACTGATTTAA
- a CDS encoding tetratricopeptide repeat protein encodes MSIPTMATARAYKVRRSSPTSVAQAAKPSNQRALWRLALADYRNKRFQSAVDRLEKLVPIYPNVYDMRILLGGSYFELKQYAPAMQQFQQATQIKPKSAAAWRLLGASHNRLKQYPKSIVAFSQALTLAPNNADAHLGLGVAYYNQKQSTKAVKHYKRYTELRPQRALGHAYLGDAYRRTKQLEAAIAAYQKALSIDANNAIAKQGLSNLTARPR; translated from the coding sequence ATGTCCATTCCGACAATGGCGACTGCCAGGGCGTATAAAGTCCGCCGAAGTTCCCCGACTTCCGTGGCCCAAGCTGCCAAGCCATCGAACCAGCGAGCGCTATGGCGTCTTGCCCTCGCCGACTATCGAAATAAGCGGTTTCAGTCAGCGGTTGATCGACTGGAAAAGCTGGTGCCGATTTATCCAAACGTCTACGATATGCGAATTTTGTTGGGGGGATCTTATTTTGAATTGAAGCAATATGCCCCCGCAATGCAGCAGTTTCAGCAGGCGACGCAGATCAAGCCAAAATCAGCGGCGGCTTGGCGTTTACTTGGGGCGTCTCATAATCGGTTGAAGCAATATCCCAAGTCGATCGTTGCGTTTTCCCAAGCGTTGACGTTGGCCCCGAATAACGCCGATGCCCATTTGGGGTTAGGGGTTGCTTATTACAACCAGAAGCAATCAACAAAGGCCGTCAAGCATTATAAGCGCTATACCGAATTGCGTCCGCAGCGGGCCTTAGGACATGCTTATTTGGGTGATGCCTATCGTCGGACGAAGCAGTTAGAAGCGGCGATCGCCGCTTATCAAAAGGCATTATCGATCGATGCGAATAATGCGATCGCAAAACAGGGGTTGAGTAATCTCACTGCCCGGCCGCGATAG
- a CDS encoding SAM-dependent methyltransferase, with translation MRLHEVVPWGRNLTEYQQMFTLSESDLGGRILGCGDGPASFNTEMHQLGHDVISIDPIYEFSAAQIRQRVEATYNSIISQVKAQPDEYIWKTFQSPDELGRSRLASMEQFLADYAQGRQAKRYIAAALPKLPMFNDQQFDLCLCSHFLLLYAQQLNAEFHQAALQTLLRVAAEVRIFPLLTLDNQRSPHLAPMIALATQLGKQADIITVEYEFQRGGNQMLRIHTPNDR, from the coding sequence ATGCGACTCCATGAAGTCGTCCCTTGGGGACGTAATTTAACGGAATATCAGCAGATGTTTACACTCTCTGAATCCGACTTAGGGGGCAGAATTCTCGGCTGTGGGGATGGCCCAGCGAGCTTCAATACCGAAATGCATCAATTAGGCCATGACGTAATATCAATTGACCCAATCTATGAATTTTCCGCTGCCCAAATCCGGCAACGAGTAGAAGCGACTTACAACTCCATCATATCCCAGGTAAAAGCACAGCCCGATGAATACATTTGGAAGACATTTCAAAGTCCTGATGAACTTGGCCGATCGCGGCTGGCATCAATGGAACAGTTTCTAGCGGATTACGCCCAAGGCCGCCAGGCCAAACGCTACATCGCGGCAGCCCTGCCAAAATTACCGATGTTTAACGATCAACAATTTGATTTATGCCTTTGTTCGCACTTTTTATTGCTCTATGCTCAGCAGCTCAACGCTGAATTTCATCAAGCCGCGCTTCAAACACTCCTCCGTGTCGCCGCCGAAGTCCGGATATTTCCGCTACTGACGCTGGACAATCAACGATCGCCCCATCTTGCCCCCATGATCGCCCTGGCAACACAGCTCGGCAAGCAAGCGGACATCATCACAGTTGAGTATGAGTTCCAAAGGGGGGGAAATCAAATGCTCCGCATTCACACACCGAATGATCGTTAA
- the pyrF gene encoding orotidine-5'-phosphate decarboxylase: protein MRSANLAPAERIIVPLDVPTVEAAVALIDRLPQVTFWKVGLELFVSSGASVLQVLKQRHKRIFLDLKLHDIPNTVAGAAAAAARYGVDLLTVHATNGSAGLATAQTAATDAATAAGLMPPQIIAVTVLTSIDARTLAFELKVPIELPEYALNLAMLARDSGLAGAVCSPQEASQLRDVCGRDFVLVCPGVRPSWAIKGDQKRVMTPAAALAAGADYLVIGRPITAAADPVAAFERICGELELS from the coding sequence ATGCGGTCTGCCAATCTTGCACCAGCTGAGCGGATTATTGTGCCGTTAGATGTGCCGACGGTCGAAGCGGCGGTGGCATTGATCGATCGCTTACCGCAAGTCACGTTTTGGAAAGTGGGTTTGGAATTGTTCGTCAGTAGTGGGGCGAGCGTCCTGCAAGTACTGAAGCAGCGGCATAAACGAATTTTTCTCGATCTGAAATTGCATGATATTCCCAATACTGTTGCGGGTGCGGCGGCGGCGGCGGCCCGGTATGGTGTGGATTTGCTGACGGTGCATGCCACAAATGGCAGCGCGGGATTGGCGACGGCACAAACGGCGGCGACCGATGCGGCGACGGCAGCGGGCTTGATGCCACCCCAGATTATTGCCGTGACGGTGCTCACGAGTATTGATGCGCGGACGTTGGCCTTTGAATTAAAAGTGCCGATCGAATTGCCAGAGTATGCGTTGAATTTAGCGATGTTGGCCCGTGATAGTGGGTTGGCCGGGGCGGTCTGTTCGCCCCAAGAGGCATCGCAGCTACGGGATGTCTGTGGCCGTGATTTTGTGTTGGTTTGTCCGGGCGTGCGTCCTAGTTGGGCGATAAAGGGTGATCAAAAGCGCGTGATGACTCCGGCAGCGGCGTTGGCGGCGGGGGCTGATTACTTAGTGATTGGGCGGCCAATTACAGCAGCAGCGGATCCGGTAGCGGCATTTGAGCGAATTTGCGGGGAGCTGGAGTTGTCATGA
- a CDS encoding tetratricopeptide repeat protein — protein MNINQSIGLMTLAGIAAVAIGPTVLKGENPLALSPNIAAPVTQPINQPEVKTPAKSVMPEVAAQDPLDNILQEFNQTAKRPSALAPMEEGSESIQLAQAGSDQAPNSARSLFRQGVRSLKAKQYRDAIEAFQNSIDQNPKVPAAHFNLGLAHSILREYDDAIASFQQAIRLRPKYYKAWLQLGRVLGRQRQYQKAIVSLQRAAKLQPRKGMPHIEQGIVYRRQKRYTAALSALRRAIRLRPQDGRAHALLGSTYNRLKRESAAIPVLQKAVRLGSKSMSTYLDLGIAYYNTKQFSKAAVNYKRVTQLAPKFATGHAYLGDAYLRSGQATQAIDAYEAALRIDPNNRTAKKGIGVARSKTF, from the coding sequence ATGAATATCAATCAAAGTATTGGCCTAATGACGCTTGCTGGGATCGCTGCTGTGGCGATCGGGCCGACCGTGTTGAAAGGTGAAAACCCCTTGGCCCTGAGTCCAAATATAGCGGCACCCGTGACCCAGCCGATTAATCAGCCAGAGGTGAAAACCCCCGCAAAATCTGTGATGCCGGAAGTGGCGGCGCAAGATCCCCTAGATAATATCCTGCAAGAATTCAATCAGACGGCAAAGCGTCCGTCGGCGCTTGCCCCCATGGAGGAGGGATCGGAGTCGATCCAGTTAGCGCAAGCTGGTAGTGATCAAGCTCCCAACAGTGCGCGTTCATTGTTTCGGCAGGGAGTGCGGTCGTTGAAGGCGAAGCAGTATCGCGATGCCATTGAGGCTTTCCAGAACTCGATTGATCAAAATCCGAAAGTGCCAGCGGCGCATTTTAACTTAGGGCTTGCCCACTCCATCTTGCGGGAATATGATGATGCGATCGCCAGTTTCCAACAAGCGATTCGCTTGCGGCCAAAATACTACAAAGCCTGGCTCCAATTAGGTCGTGTGCTTGGTCGGCAGCGGCAGTATCAAAAAGCGATTGTTTCCTTGCAGCGGGCGGCGAAGCTACAACCGCGAAAGGGGATGCCCCATATTGAACAGGGCATTGTGTATCGTCGCCAAAAGCGATATACCGCGGCACTTTCGGCTTTGCGTCGGGCAATCCGACTGCGGCCGCAGGATGGGCGTGCCCATGCCTTGCTTGGGTCAACCTACAATCGGCTGAAGCGTGAAAGCGCGGCAATTCCGGTGCTGCAGAAAGCGGTGCGACTAGGCAGCAAATCCATGAGCACCTATCTCGATTTGGGGATCGCTTATTACAATACCAAGCAATTTTCCAAAGCGGCGGTGAACTATAAGCGGGTGACTCAGCTCGCACCCAAATTTGCTACGGGTCATGCTTATTTAGGGGATGCCTATTTACGCAGTGGTCAAGCGACACAGGCGATCGATGCCTATGAAGCCGCATTGCGCATTGATCCGAATAATCGCACTGCGAAGAAAGGTATTGGTGTGGCCCGGTCTAAAACCTTTTAG